One segment of Leptospira langatensis DNA contains the following:
- a CDS encoding adenylate/guanylate cyclase domain-containing protein, with amino-acid sequence MFLLAFVSLVLLPNLLFSQENGSLSKWKDIDLKRLDWYSIQGFQKEYIQGFNESGPSVLKIETFPIVLNQLYNTPVSDKLQEFTVQTSFELTEETKKDIFVSPIRLFLSFIGENWEIYLNGHLLRREIHLSPEGKMKERRSFRDLELIVDSSLLQEGKNTLVFHLLGDAPGILLSQDNFLTPTNLDLGFYVNGDYTLGIEYDFSRQIGMLINLSLNTIYIFFGLYHLLIFSKRRADKYNLYFGVFSISMAIYSLSRSSIIFDFVQDTSLITRMEYGSVALLAPLFLLFLHDYFYGSTLPKWPILSISSLSFVIFFFSLLAPFRYLITSLRIWQISIIPSLVYMLYFMGKAVYLKKKDSSVMAISLFIIVFLAVYDLLDSMFFRLGFRFMQFAYLLFVISLTTILANRFIALYRQSEDLNIELSHQKLELARQKNAFFRFVPMQFLSVLGKDSAVDVNLGDSALREMSVLFTDIRSFTTISEKMTPEENFRFINGYLARMEPLIQKYEGFVDKFMGDAILALFSSEKSATSDTTWDGKSAADRAVLAAIEMRRRVRELTEEVKEGHGHIKGVRIGIGINTGNLMLGTVGSSHRLDTTVIGDTVNVASRLESLTNLYKADILVTQNTLSSLTIADELAVREVDSVVVKGKSQPIVIYEIYESDDPHIRKLKDATLPLISRGIILYKVGNFKEALLNFEQALKVYPEDIVAILYRKRCQEYIESPPLGNWIGVQHLLEK; translated from the coding sequence ATCTTCCTACTCGCATTCGTATCTCTGGTCCTTCTGCCGAACCTCCTCTTCTCTCAAGAGAATGGATCCCTATCCAAATGGAAGGACATAGACTTAAAAAGATTGGATTGGTATTCCATCCAAGGTTTTCAAAAAGAATATATCCAGGGCTTTAATGAGAGCGGTCCCTCCGTTCTGAAGATCGAAACATTCCCTATCGTCCTAAACCAACTCTATAATACCCCAGTTTCCGACAAGTTGCAAGAGTTCACCGTCCAGACCTCTTTCGAGCTAACTGAAGAGACCAAGAAGGACATATTTGTAAGTCCCATCCGACTGTTCTTAAGTTTTATCGGGGAGAATTGGGAGATCTATCTGAACGGTCATCTTCTTCGCAGGGAGATCCATCTCAGTCCGGAAGGAAAGATGAAGGAAAGAAGATCCTTTCGGGATCTAGAACTCATAGTAGACTCTAGTTTATTGCAAGAAGGGAAGAATACTCTCGTCTTCCATTTGCTTGGGGACGCTCCGGGCATCCTTCTTTCACAAGATAATTTCCTGACTCCTACGAATCTGGATCTGGGATTCTATGTGAACGGGGATTATACTCTGGGAATAGAATACGATTTTTCCAGACAGATCGGAATGCTCATCAACCTGAGCTTGAATACGATCTATATCTTTTTCGGTCTCTACCATCTTCTTATCTTTTCCAAGAGAAGAGCGGATAAGTACAATCTGTATTTCGGGGTCTTCTCCATTTCCATGGCGATCTATTCCCTCAGTCGGTCCTCCATCATTTTTGATTTTGTACAGGACACTAGCTTGATCACAAGAATGGAATATGGATCGGTCGCACTTTTGGCCCCTCTCTTCCTTCTATTCTTGCATGATTATTTTTACGGGTCTACTCTTCCTAAATGGCCAATCCTTTCTATTTCTAGTCTTAGTTTTGTGATCTTCTTCTTTTCCTTATTGGCGCCGTTCCGGTATTTGATCACGAGCTTGAGGATATGGCAGATCTCCATCATTCCTTCCTTGGTATATATGTTGTACTTCATGGGAAAGGCAGTCTATCTGAAGAAGAAGGATTCTTCCGTGATGGCGATCAGTCTCTTCATCATCGTATTTTTGGCGGTTTACGATCTATTGGATTCCATGTTCTTCCGACTGGGATTCAGATTCATGCAATTTGCATATCTTCTTTTTGTAATATCCTTAACTACGATCCTGGCGAATCGTTTTATCGCTTTGTATAGACAATCCGAGGATCTGAATATAGAGCTCAGTCATCAAAAACTGGAATTGGCTAGACAGAAGAACGCATTCTTCCGATTCGTTCCTATGCAATTCTTAAGCGTGCTTGGAAAGGATTCCGCAGTGGACGTGAACCTGGGAGACTCCGCGCTAAGAGAAATGAGCGTTCTGTTTACGGATATTCGTTCCTTCACCACTATTTCAGAGAAGATGACTCCGGAAGAGAACTTTCGCTTTATCAACGGGTATCTTGCAAGAATGGAGCCTCTCATCCAGAAGTATGAGGGCTTTGTGGACAAGTTCATGGGAGACGCAATCCTCGCTCTCTTCTCCTCCGAAAAATCCGCTACTTCAGATACTACTTGGGATGGGAAGTCCGCTGCGGACCGGGCCGTTCTCGCTGCCATTGAGATGAGAAGGCGAGTGAGGGAATTAACGGAAGAAGTCAAGGAAGGCCACGGTCATATCAAAGGGGTCCGGATCGGTATCGGGATCAATACAGGAAATCTAATGTTAGGAACGGTTGGATCCTCCCATAGATTGGACACGACTGTGATCGGGGACACAGTGAATGTGGCATCTCGCTTAGAGAGCTTAACGAATTTGTACAAGGCAGATATACTCGTCACTCAGAATACTCTCTCCAGTCTCACGATCGCGGATGAGCTCGCCGTGAGGGAAGTGGATTCGGTCGTAGTCAAAGGAAAAAGCCAACCGATTGTGATCTATGAGATCTACGAATCCGACGATCCGCATATCCGAAAACTCAAGGACGCAACCCTTCCTCTCATTTCGAGAGGGATCATTCTATACAAGGTGGGAAATTTCAAAGAGGCCCTTCTCAATTTTGAACAAGCTCTGAAAGTATATCCGGAAGATATTGTTGCGATCTTGTATAGAAAGCGTTGCCAAGAATATATTGAATCCCCTCCTCTAGGAAATTGGATCGGGGTCCAACACCTTTTAGAGAAATAG
- a CDS encoding peroxiredoxin produces the protein MSDTWEGKKLPEVSLESSDGNTVHLPKDSAGSWTLLYFYPKDDTPGCTKQACSYRDNLDEFKKAGARVFGISSDSLDSHKQFIGKFNLSFPLLSDPKQTLSGPLGVYGDQEWQGRVFKGLSRDSFLVGPDGTIRKVWRKVDPTRTVAETLEAILKEAGA, from the coding sequence ATGTCCGACACATGGGAAGGAAAGAAGCTACCAGAGGTGAGCCTGGAAAGTTCAGATGGAAATACGGTGCATCTTCCTAAAGATTCTGCCGGTTCTTGGACATTATTATATTTCTATCCGAAAGACGATACTCCTGGTTGTACAAAGCAGGCTTGTTCGTACAGAGACAATCTAGACGAGTTCAAGAAAGCGGGAGCAAGAGTATTCGGGATCAGTTCCGACTCCCTGGATAGCCATAAGCAGTTTATCGGCAAATTCAATCTCAGCTTTCCCCTCTTATCCGATCCGAAACAAACTCTGAGCGGACCCTTAGGTGTGTACGGGGACCAAGAATGGCAGGGTCGAGTCTTCAAAGGACTGTCCAGAGACAGCTTTCTAGTCGGACCGGACGGCACCATTCGCAAGGTTTGGAGAAAAGTAGATCCTACCAGAACCGTAGCCGAGACCTTGGAGGCTATTTTGAAAGAGGCCGGTGCCTAA
- a CDS encoding M61 family metallopeptidase, whose protein sequence is MEVHPDKQETLLCIPNWSPGSYKIRDYSKSIHKLDFVSPGPGWTLEQIELDTWKIHSKGETFKISYLVYGYEHTVRTNYFTSELILVHPPATFLYPKDKLYLEVEVSWKNLAPFRYCHTGLKKKEGSKNTWKAKNFDEFFDAPLLLSNEKEITFSVQGCAFDLVILGDVPSADKKKIAKDLETIMKTQITHMGGTENRYYLFILDMTENLYGGLEHLNSSVNQYDPNGFRSPENYRTLMELLSHEYFHHWNVKRIRPIALGPFDYQKPNLTKELWIAEGITSFFDAYFLLLCDIYTPQQYLNKIWKDILELEESAGESWMSLEDSSFTAWTKYYNRPFDPNFSNTGISYYTKGAVLSIAMHLYILSETKGKKSLFDVMQALNKQYHQEKKRGFTKAEFFQAAKKATGLDLKLEFDAYIGEPKRIPIEAYLHLAGIERTPSKPKLEPGFRVKEDRGKLIITKILLGKSIQDTDINVGDEWISIDGRRTLPETYKELLNQYQPKKGAEILISRRGQILKRKIKFDSSPSNCELWIDEKAKPEALAIREKFLHWNKEIKVSETNSKNSKQKQASPKRSRSK, encoded by the coding sequence ATGGAAGTCCATCCAGACAAACAGGAAACTCTTCTTTGCATTCCGAACTGGTCTCCCGGTTCGTATAAGATCCGAGATTATTCCAAGTCGATCCATAAACTGGATTTCGTGAGTCCCGGACCAGGCTGGACCTTAGAGCAGATCGAACTGGATACTTGGAAAATACATTCCAAGGGTGAAACATTCAAAATTTCTTATTTAGTATACGGATACGAACATACTGTCCGTACTAATTATTTCACGAGCGAATTGATACTGGTACATCCGCCTGCTACCTTTCTCTATCCCAAAGACAAACTCTATCTAGAGGTCGAAGTCTCCTGGAAGAATCTCGCTCCATTCCGTTATTGTCATACAGGATTAAAGAAGAAGGAAGGCTCCAAGAATACCTGGAAAGCCAAGAACTTCGACGAATTCTTTGATGCACCTCTCCTTCTCTCGAACGAGAAGGAGATCACCTTTTCTGTCCAAGGCTGTGCCTTCGATCTGGTTATTCTAGGGGACGTCCCTTCTGCCGATAAGAAGAAGATCGCAAAGGATCTGGAAACGATCATGAAAACGCAGATCACCCATATGGGAGGGACCGAAAACCGGTATTATCTGTTTATCCTAGACATGACTGAGAATCTGTACGGCGGATTGGAACACTTAAACTCCAGCGTCAATCAATACGATCCGAACGGTTTTCGTAGTCCGGAAAATTATAGAACTCTAATGGAGCTCCTTTCTCACGAGTACTTCCATCATTGGAATGTAAAGCGGATCCGTCCTATCGCATTAGGGCCCTTCGATTACCAAAAGCCGAATCTCACCAAGGAATTATGGATCGCAGAAGGGATCACAAGCTTCTTCGATGCCTATTTCCTTCTTCTTTGCGATATCTATACTCCCCAGCAGTATCTGAACAAGATCTGGAAGGATATTCTGGAGCTGGAAGAATCCGCCGGAGAATCCTGGATGAGCCTGGAAGATTCCAGTTTCACCGCTTGGACCAAATATTACAATCGCCCCTTCGATCCGAATTTTTCGAATACGGGTATCTCTTATTATACGAAAGGAGCTGTGCTCTCTATCGCAATGCATCTTTATATTCTTTCCGAAACCAAAGGAAAGAAGTCCTTATTCGATGTGATGCAGGCCTTAAACAAGCAATATCACCAAGAAAAGAAGAGAGGATTCACCAAGGCGGAGTTCTTCCAAGCCGCTAAGAAGGCCACTGGTTTGGATCTAAAATTAGAATTCGACGCCTATATCGGCGAGCCCAAACGGATCCCGATCGAAGCCTATTTACATCTCGCCGGGATCGAAAGAACTCCTTCTAAACCGAAACTGGAACCTGGCTTTAGAGTGAAGGAAGACAGAGGAAAACTGATCATAACCAAGATCCTACTAGGCAAATCCATCCAGGATACCGATATCAATGTGGGCGATGAATGGATCTCGATCGATGGAAGAAGGACCCTTCCGGAAACATATAAAGAATTACTAAACCAATATCAGCCAAAGAAAGGGGCGGAGATATTAATATCCAGACGAGGACAGATCCTAAAGAGGAAGATCAAGTTCGATTCTTCTCCTTCGAATTGCGAGCTTTGGATAGACGAGAAGGCAAAGCCGGAAGCTCTTGCGATCCGGGAAAAATTCCTACATTGGAATAAGGAAATTAAGGTCTCCGAGACAAACTCCAAGAATAGCAAACAGAAACAGGCGTCTCCAAAAAGATCTAGATCGAAGTAA
- a CDS encoding SDR family NAD(P)-dependent oxidoreductase: MNPKENPQNPGTILLTGGSGGLGRALVSLLSDLNYKILNWDVLPPKSILPNETYYKIDLTSVSELDKACGMLKAEFLSGPSPKESPLNGFVHSAGYGGPYHKITEVSLDEWERIFAINLRSAFQITKSLLPVFAERKYGRLVYIASSLSVQGSALSVAYSSSKHGIVGFAKSIGAEWGENGITANAISPGYMETTMGIQEDQVNDHRKKIIDMTPVKKIADPSEIARVVAFLLSPESGYINSANWTVDGGITSI; encoded by the coding sequence ATGAACCCAAAAGAAAATCCGCAAAATCCCGGAACTATATTACTTACCGGGGGAAGTGGCGGTCTCGGAAGGGCGTTGGTTTCCCTTCTAAGCGATCTGAATTACAAAATCTTGAACTGGGATGTATTGCCTCCTAAGTCTATTCTTCCGAATGAGACTTATTATAAAATAGATCTGACCTCCGTCTCGGAATTGGATAAGGCATGTGGAATGCTTAAGGCCGAATTTCTTTCGGGACCTTCTCCCAAGGAGTCGCCGCTGAACGGTTTCGTGCATTCTGCAGGATACGGCGGACCCTATCACAAGATCACAGAAGTCTCTCTTGATGAATGGGAAAGGATCTTTGCGATCAATCTTCGTTCCGCATTTCAGATCACCAAGTCTTTGCTTCCCGTCTTTGCAGAGAGAAAATACGGTCGTTTGGTCTATATTGCCTCTTCTCTTTCCGTGCAAGGGAGTGCGTTATCTGTTGCTTACTCTTCTTCTAAGCACGGTATTGTAGGTTTTGCTAAATCTATCGGAGCGGAATGGGGAGAAAATGGGATTACTGCGAATGCGATCAGTCCCGGTTATATGGAAACTACGATGGGCATCCAAGAAGACCAAGTAAACGACCATCGCAAAAAGATAATAGATATGACTCCCGTAAAGAAGATTGCAGATCCGAGTGAGATCGCCAGGGTCGTTGCTTTTTTACTTTCTCCGGAATCGGGTTATATCAACTCTGCAAACTGGACCGTGGACGGAGGGATTACTTCGATCTAG
- the argB gene encoding acetylglutamate kinase: MEHSFERVNHILEALPYITKYSGKTVVIKYGGAAMAKADLKESFAKDIVLLKYVGIHPIIVHGGGPEINSLLDTLKIPTEFVHGHRVTNAETMDVVEMVLTGKVNKQIVSMINTQGGNAVGLSGKDGNLAVASKTKIEVDVEGKSGELIDVGLVGKIDKIDPTVILSLQEKGFIPVISPVAESAKGESLNINADTFAGELAGALKAEKLILLTDTSGILIDGKLVTGLNRALVKDYIKKGDITGGMIPKVECCLTAIDQGVRRTHIIDGRVPHSILIEIFTDQGIGSLIE, translated from the coding sequence ATGGAACATTCCTTCGAAAGGGTCAACCATATTCTGGAAGCCCTTCCCTATATCACAAAATACTCGGGCAAAACAGTGGTGATCAAGTACGGCGGAGCCGCAATGGCAAAGGCCGACTTAAAGGAATCGTTCGCGAAAGACATCGTACTCCTCAAATACGTAGGCATCCATCCAATCATCGTTCACGGAGGCGGACCCGAGATCAATAGCCTTCTGGATACACTAAAGATCCCGACAGAGTTCGTGCACGGGCATAGGGTCACGAACGCCGAGACCATGGACGTGGTAGAGATGGTCCTCACAGGAAAGGTCAATAAACAGATCGTTTCTATGATCAATACCCAAGGTGGAAACGCAGTGGGTCTCTCCGGCAAGGACGGAAATCTTGCAGTGGCTTCTAAGACCAAGATAGAAGTGGACGTCGAAGGAAAGTCCGGAGAGCTGATCGATGTGGGTCTCGTAGGTAAGATAGACAAGATAGATCCCACAGTCATTCTTTCCCTTCAAGAAAAAGGATTTATCCCGGTGATCTCTCCGGTGGCGGAATCCGCAAAGGGAGAATCCCTGAATATCAATGCGGACACATTCGCGGGAGAACTTGCAGGTGCCTTGAAGGCGGAAAAACTCATCCTTCTTACGGATACGAGCGGGATCCTGATCGATGGAAAACTTGTGACCGGCCTGAACAGAGCTTTAGTAAAGGATTATATCAAAAAAGGTGATATTACTGGAGGAATGATCCCTAAGGTGGAATGCTGCCTCACCGCAATCGACCAAGGAGTTCGCAGAACTCATATCATTGACGGAAGAGTCCCTCATTCTATTCTGATCGAGATCTTTACCGACCAAGGGATCGGTTCCTTGATCGAGTAA
- a CDS encoding GAF domain-containing SpoIIE family protein phosphatase: protein MSFKQLSLALISDITARINSTDDLEELLGIIIETTKDVLNTEGCSLLLYDREEDCLVFQVAKGDKGDSLTELKVPRGKGIAGMVLETLEPVIVNDAANDPRIYRDIDDAVGFTTRNLICVPMKAQGEMQGVLEAVNSMERPEFTSKDIKILEYLSDLAAISIRNRRLIRDLKARARELDCLFQISQAISNISELNEFLNLTVHSISDVLGAERVSLIFQNPRTKAFELSKSVGFNLEEESHLVDESRGILNQILSEGKALLVQGVTDISPTLLNPNRYKTKSFVSVPIRQDGTIIGILNAADKKSADSFSHQDLSILSTISNQIAEAYNSLLAKNQKEKLTSIRRDMQIASQIQINSLPNIPKKMHLLEIETSYTASKEIGGDFYDLVYHNPDEVSILIADVSGKGISAALFMEFSKTIIAGEVARNSSTSISLMGANRIIQEKSGYFMFVTVMLTRINMLKKRIRYSSAGHNEQLLYKAKDKKVILLSGKGMPLGIKESEIEEHEVEYQPGDLLVLYTDGVSETTNEGGEMYSLENLAKLVERNGDMPVENLKDLILDTTDAFRGEADPHDDYTLVLVRLN from the coding sequence ATGAGTTTCAAACAGCTCTCTCTTGCACTGATTTCCGACATAACAGCTCGTATCAACTCTACGGACGACCTAGAAGAACTTCTTGGGATCATCATAGAGACAACCAAAGATGTCTTAAACACGGAAGGCTGTTCCCTACTTCTTTACGATAGAGAAGAAGATTGCCTAGTCTTTCAGGTGGCCAAGGGCGACAAGGGAGATTCTCTTACAGAGTTAAAAGTTCCTAGAGGAAAAGGGATCGCCGGAATGGTTCTCGAAACTTTGGAACCGGTGATCGTAAACGATGCAGCAAACGATCCTAGGATCTATAGAGATATAGACGACGCCGTCGGATTCACCACAAGAAACCTGATCTGTGTTCCCATGAAGGCGCAAGGCGAAATGCAGGGAGTCCTAGAAGCCGTCAATTCCATGGAAAGGCCGGAGTTCACGAGCAAGGATATTAAAATATTAGAATATCTTTCCGATCTAGCGGCAATCTCCATCAGGAACCGAAGATTGATCCGGGATCTGAAAGCAAGAGCGAGAGAACTGGACTGTCTCTTTCAGATCAGTCAGGCCATTTCGAATATCAGCGAATTAAACGAATTCTTAAATCTTACTGTGCATTCCATCTCCGACGTACTGGGAGCGGAAAGAGTTTCTTTGATCTTCCAGAATCCAAGGACCAAGGCCTTCGAGTTATCCAAGTCAGTCGGCTTCAATTTGGAAGAAGAGTCCCATCTAGTGGACGAGTCCAGAGGGATCCTGAACCAGATCCTTTCCGAGGGAAAGGCACTGCTCGTGCAGGGAGTGACCGATATCAGTCCTACCCTTCTCAACCCGAACCGATACAAGACCAAATCCTTTGTTTCAGTACCGATCCGACAAGATGGGACTATCATCGGGATATTAAACGCAGCAGATAAGAAGAGCGCAGACAGTTTCTCTCACCAGGACCTCTCCATTCTAAGCACGATCTCCAACCAGATCGCGGAAGCATACAATAGCCTTCTTGCAAAGAACCAAAAGGAGAAGTTAACCTCTATCCGAAGGGATATGCAGATCGCTTCTCAGATCCAGATCAACTCTCTTCCCAATATCCCGAAGAAGATGCATCTACTAGAGATAGAAACTTCCTATACCGCTTCCAAGGAGATCGGAGGAGATTTCTACGATCTGGTCTATCATAACCCGGACGAAGTAAGTATCCTGATTGCAGACGTTTCCGGCAAAGGGATCTCCGCAGCATTATTCATGGAGTTCTCCAAGACGATTATCGCGGGTGAGGTCGCGAGGAATTCTTCTACAAGCATCAGCCTTATGGGAGCAAACCGGATCATCCAAGAGAAGTCGGGATACTTCATGTTCGTGACAGTGATGCTAACCCGGATCAATATGCTCAAGAAGAGGATACGTTATTCTAGCGCCGGCCATAACGAGCAATTATTGTACAAGGCCAAGGACAAGAAAGTGATCCTTCTTTCCGGAAAGGGAATGCCTCTGGGGATCAAGGAATCCGAGATCGAAGAGCATGAGGTAGAATACCAACCGGGAGATCTACTCGTTCTTTATACGGACGGAGTGAGCGAGACCACAAACGAAGGCGGAGAAATGTATTCTTTAGAGAATCTCGCCAAACTCGTGGAACGCAACGGGGATATGCCGGTCGAAAACCTAAAGGATCTGATCCTGGATACCACTGATGCGTTCCGAGGAGAAGCGGATCCTCACGACGACTACACTCTAGTCTTAGTTCGACTCAATTAG
- a CDS encoding ATP-dependent 6-phosphofructokinase gives MNTRIKNFGPCKIESPAGYEYYTADESKVIFRTVFETDESWQEYKSAGVEFFEQAGPRKEIYFNPKDVTAGIVTCGGLCPGINDVIRGIVMELNYRYGVKRILGFPYGYQGLVKKYDHKPIELTPENVAHIGRDGGSILASSRGNQEATDMVDRLSLYGVKILFCIGGDGTLRGAKEIVKEIERRGEQISVIGVPKTIDNDINYVQKTFGFSTAFSKAMEAVECAHVESKGAPNGIGVVKLMGRHSGFIAVNAALASQNVNYCLIPEVDFDLQGKGAFLDILKKRIQTRKHAVIIVAEGAGQKFFGKNEERDASGNLKLGDIGVYLKNSIQDFFKSEKIEVNVKYIDPSYIIRSIPANPEDSIFCGFLAQNAVHAGMAGKTDIVIGMWNNVFTHLPIDIAIQERKVLQPTRSTLWRTLLASTGQPAHMNAED, from the coding sequence ATGAATACCCGGATCAAAAACTTCGGACCCTGCAAGATAGAAAGTCCCGCTGGTTACGAATATTATACTGCTGACGAATCGAAGGTCATTTTTAGGACCGTCTTTGAGACGGATGAAAGTTGGCAAGAATACAAGAGCGCCGGGGTGGAATTCTTTGAGCAAGCCGGGCCTAGAAAGGAAATTTATTTCAATCCCAAGGACGTGACCGCGGGGATCGTAACCTGCGGCGGTCTTTGTCCCGGGATCAATGACGTGATCCGCGGCATCGTGATGGAATTAAATTATAGATATGGAGTGAAACGGATCCTTGGTTTTCCATACGGATACCAAGGCTTGGTCAAGAAATACGATCATAAGCCGATCGAGCTGACCCCGGAAAACGTGGCCCATATAGGAAGGGACGGGGGAAGCATCCTCGCTTCCTCTCGTGGGAACCAAGAGGCCACGGATATGGTGGATCGTCTCTCCTTGTACGGTGTAAAGATCCTCTTCTGTATAGGAGGGGACGGGACATTGAGGGGAGCCAAGGAGATCGTAAAGGAGATCGAGAGAAGGGGGGAGCAAATCTCCGTCATCGGCGTGCCCAAGACCATCGATAACGATATCAATTACGTGCAAAAAACATTCGGTTTTTCTACTGCATTTTCCAAGGCAATGGAAGCGGTGGAATGCGCTCATGTGGAATCCAAGGGAGCTCCGAACGGGATCGGTGTGGTCAAGCTTATGGGCCGTCATTCCGGTTTTATTGCAGTGAATGCTGCTCTCGCTTCTCAGAATGTGAACTATTGTTTGATCCCTGAGGTTGATTTTGATCTGCAAGGGAAGGGCGCCTTCTTGGACATCTTAAAGAAGAGGATCCAAACACGCAAACATGCTGTCATCATTGTGGCAGAAGGTGCGGGCCAAAAATTCTTCGGAAAGAATGAAGAAAGAGACGCCTCCGGAAATCTGAAGTTGGGTGATATCGGCGTCTATCTCAAGAATTCCATCCAGGATTTTTTCAAATCGGAGAAGATCGAGGTAAACGTAAAGTACATCGATCCTAGTTATATCATTCGTTCTATTCCTGCGAACCCGGAAGATTCTATTTTCTGCGGCTTCCTGGCCCAGAATGCTGTCCATGCTGGAATGGCGGGGAAGACGGATATAGTCATCGGAATGTGGAATAATGTATTTACCCATCTCCCTATCGATATTGCGATCCAGGAAAGGAAGGTTTTGCAGCCTACAAGAAGCACTTTGTGGAGAACCCTACTTGCATCAACCGGGCAACCTGCCCACATGAATGCAGAGGATTAG
- a CDS encoding LIC_20087 family outer membrane protein produces the protein MADDLDFHMHTPGPGPKKKTHPYLPILGPFLLSLSVLYAESNSPFWDSFGVFSSKKSPIQLKGSSNETNEKKEEETPVRFFSAATFKHPYEMKVFEEYFPNEPSALESIPGFTTKAPSQPRVHLQKREFFSLYPAFGREEIFVMGLAMSQSKDSKTEAYVGTASEKRAYDPLTDVRSTTAALPGGNQNLSKGLDNQAGNILFGYLLGRAGIQMDVGWRMAGNNVGLAIPESAKSSIGISYSLISNTSTLNKMDFFLQFSGIKRFNDKTFLVVDTPPAFRGWQQGYEYYVNPGFSISTKNLSFEGLVRLPLHQPFPNTDGLLTPEVQGLLGVKYRFSESSPNSPK, from the coding sequence ATGGCAGATGATCTCGATTTCCATATGCATACGCCCGGACCAGGCCCCAAAAAAAAGACCCATCCATATCTCCCTATTTTAGGCCCCTTTCTTCTCAGTTTGTCGGTGCTATATGCAGAAAGCAATTCCCCTTTTTGGGATTCCTTCGGAGTATTTTCCTCGAAGAAGTCTCCGATCCAGCTAAAAGGGTCCTCTAACGAAACAAATGAGAAGAAGGAAGAAGAAACACCAGTGCGTTTCTTCTCCGCGGCTACATTCAAACATCCTTATGAAATGAAAGTCTTCGAGGAATATTTCCCGAACGAGCCTTCTGCCTTAGAATCCATCCCAGGATTTACAACCAAGGCACCTTCTCAACCGAGAGTCCATTTACAAAAGAGAGAATTCTTTTCCTTATATCCTGCATTCGGAAGAGAAGAAATATTCGTGATGGGCTTAGCCATGAGCCAAAGCAAGGATTCGAAGACAGAAGCCTACGTAGGAACTGCTTCGGAAAAGAGAGCGTACGATCCGTTAACCGACGTTCGAAGCACTACGGCTGCATTGCCCGGAGGAAACCAAAACCTTTCCAAAGGATTGGATAACCAAGCGGGGAATATACTCTTCGGTTATCTATTGGGACGCGCCGGGATCCAAATGGACGTGGGCTGGAGAATGGCAGGGAATAACGTGGGTTTGGCGATCCCCGAATCGGCAAAGTCTTCTATCGGGATCTCGTATTCATTGATCTCGAATACGAGCACGCTGAACAAAATGGATTTCTTTTTACAATTTTCGGGGATCAAACGCTTCAATGACAAGACCTTCTTAGTCGTCGACACACCTCCTGCATTCAGGGGCTGGCAGCAAGGCTACGAATATTATGTAAACCCAGGCTTTTCCATCTCCACAAAGAACCTGAGCTTCGAAGGATTGGTCAGACTACCGCTCCACCAGCCATTCCCCAATACGGACGGATTGTTGACCCCGGAAGTCCAAGGCCTTTTGGGAGTGAAGTATAGATTCTCCGAAAGTTCTCCAAATAGCCCGAAATAG